From Pseudoalteromonas viridis, the proteins below share one genomic window:
- a CDS encoding adenosine deaminase, translating to MKYSIIPAAALVMLSGCASVMTSDMQTIQVTTNTGKVVEVTADGSQSNTPGTVQVLRDGQDKVIKTTAAGCASETPVQKSVTPSFFGNILIGGVFGSTTDSSTGKMWDYEENVEIQCDN from the coding sequence ATGAAATACTCAATTATCCCTGCTGCTGCACTAGTAATGTTGTCTGGCTGCGCAAGCGTTATGACTTCTGATATGCAAACTATTCAAGTAACAACAAACACAGGTAAAGTTGTTGAAGTGACTGCTGATGGTAGTCAATCTAACACGCCTGGTACCGTTCAGGTATTGAGAGACGGTCAGGACAAGGTGATTAAAACAACTGCTGCGGGTTGTGCTTCTGAAACACCAGTCCAGAAATCGGTCACTCCTTCATTTTTCGGTAACATCCTTATCGGTGGCGTGTTTGGTTCAACCACAGATTCCTCAACAGGTAAAATGTGGGACTATGAAGAAAACGTAGAAATTCAGTGTGATAACTAA